From one Pontibacillus sp. HMF3514 genomic stretch:
- the panF gene encoding sodium/pantothenate symporter, with protein sequence MNITIIISLIVFLISIFIVGLWASRYVRSSNSFLQEYFLGGRQLGGFILAMTMTATYGSASSFIGGPGVAYTQGLGWVLLAMSQVVTGYFVLMVLGKKFAIMARRYNAITLIDFLKERYQSKWVVLSAAFSIVIFLFSAMAAQWVGGARLIESLVKIEYESALFIFALSVLLYVIIGGFRAVALTDAVQGTIMFFGTFILLVATIIAGGGIDQIMADLVKENPNLVTPYGAEGNLSATYVSSFWILVGVGVVGLPQVTVRAMSYKSSKSMHRALIVGTIVVGFIMLNMHLIGVFARPILPGIEVGDKVMPLIAQEVLPPWIAGLVLAAPMAAIMSTVDSLLLLVSSAVVKDVYLNYIKPSASEKRVKRLSIGITAFLGISVFLIALQPPDLLIWLNLFAFGGLEAAFIWPVVLGLYWSKGNKYGALASMLVGIGSYIFIDQYSKAYPKFDVHPILTKFYQWFEPIMNNLPGMMEVHTVVYPVFLSLLAFVIGSLLTKNKHL encoded by the coding sequence ATGAATATAACCATTATCATTTCATTGATTGTATTCTTAATCTCAATCTTTATTGTAGGCCTTTGGGCAAGTCGGTATGTAAGATCTTCTAATTCATTCCTTCAAGAATATTTCTTAGGGGGAAGACAATTAGGCGGATTTATTCTAGCAATGACCATGACAGCTACATATGGGAGTGCCAGTAGTTTCATAGGTGGTCCAGGAGTAGCCTATACCCAAGGACTTGGTTGGGTATTGTTAGCCATGTCACAAGTTGTAACAGGATATTTTGTCCTTATGGTTTTAGGTAAAAAATTCGCTATCATGGCAAGACGCTATAATGCTATAACTCTTATTGATTTCTTAAAAGAACGTTATCAAAGCAAATGGGTCGTTCTTTCGGCAGCCTTTAGTATTGTGATTTTCCTATTTTCAGCTATGGCAGCACAGTGGGTTGGTGGAGCACGTCTAATAGAGTCTTTAGTCAAAATAGAATATGAAAGTGCTCTATTTATTTTTGCTTTATCCGTTCTTCTTTATGTCATTATTGGAGGTTTCCGTGCAGTTGCACTTACGGATGCCGTACAGGGTACAATAATGTTTTTTGGAACATTTATTTTGTTAGTGGCAACCATCATTGCAGGTGGGGGCATTGATCAAATCATGGCCGACTTGGTAAAGGAAAATCCTAACCTTGTTACACCATATGGAGCAGAAGGAAACCTAAGTGCTACGTACGTGTCGTCTTTTTGGATATTAGTAGGGGTTGGTGTTGTTGGTTTACCTCAAGTGACAGTCAGGGCAATGTCATATAAGAGCTCTAAGTCTATGCATCGTGCGTTAATCGTAGGAACGATTGTTGTTGGATTTATTATGTTAAATATGCATTTAATTGGTGTATTTGCTCGTCCAATCCTTCCTGGAATAGAGGTTGGAGATAAAGTAATGCCGCTTATTGCTCAAGAAGTTCTGCCGCCTTGGATAGCGGGATTAGTACTTGCGGCTCCTATGGCAGCGATTATGTCTACAGTAGACTCTCTTCTTCTTTTAGTAAGCTCTGCAGTAGTCAAAGATGTGTACTTAAATTATATTAAGCCTTCAGCTAGTGAGAAAAGGGTAAAGCGCTTAAGTATTGGTATAACCGCTTTTTTAGGAATAAGTGTATTTTTAATCGCATTACAACCACCTGATTTGTTAATTTGGTTAAACCTTTTTGCCTTTGGGGGCCTTGAAGCAGCATTTATATGGCCTGTTGTTCTGGGGTTATATTGGTCAAAGGGAAACAAATATGGTGCTTTAGCTTCTATGCTAGTTGGAATTGGTTCATATATCTTTATCGATCAATATTCCAAAGCATATCCAAAGTTTGACGTTCATCCAATATTAACTAAGTTTTATCAATGGTTCGAACCAATTATGAACAATCTTCCGGGTATGATGGAGGTTCATACAGTTGTTTATCCAGTCTTCTTATCATTACTAGCTTTTGTTATTGGAAGTTTATTAACAAAGAATAAACATCTTTAA
- a CDS encoding YhdT family protein: MKKTDHRFKVANREALIGIGLAIFNFVWWFGFAYGLGDRTPEDYTYIIGLPSWFFYSCVLGFLIMVILVIVVVKFWFTEVPLDEEGGSQE, translated from the coding sequence ATGAAAAAGACCGATCATCGATTTAAAGTTGCAAACAGAGAAGCTTTAATCGGGATTGGATTGGCCATTTTTAATTTCGTTTGGTGGTTTGGATTTGCTTATGGGTTGGGAGATCGAACACCAGAAGATTATACATATATTATAGGACTGCCCTCTTGGTTTTTTTATAGTTGTGTACTAGGGTTCTTAATTATGGTCATTTTAGTTATTGTTGTAGTTAAGTTTTGGTTTACTGAAGTTCCTCTGGATGAAGAAGGAGGAAGCCAAGAATGA
- a CDS encoding PAS domain S-box protein: MLVAVILTLMTSYTSLDLFSLLHTSDRHKRSLFLAGISSMGIGIWVMNFLTMLAEEPSNIASNQLSISLLSFILGVSFTGIAFYNVISQKKHYLFIGSLLLTLAVFSNHVMGMYASNVGVRYDIGIFLLSTLLIYGSFLFVLWILTYYHFATNATNLWIKPLSSIIVTGAILEGYILLTQAARTSVNGSNISDSSSAQDSFVLYLVLFISIFIIAGLLWSSTLISNRLATSDSYINDIKFALDESSIVAITNAQGKITYVNDKLLDITGYEEYELIGQDHNMLNSGYHSKEFFKDLWKTIGSGEVWKGEIKNKKKDGSFYWVDTTIVPFLNKKGKPYQYIAIRTDITDRKEAEVQLKETVKEVQDIQFALDQSTIVAITDEKGIIQNVNDKFCEISKYSREELLGEDHRILNSGYHDKEFFKELWRTIGSGEVWKGEIRNKAKEGSYYWVDTTIVPFMKQNGKPYQYLAIRNDITERKKTEEVLRRQDKLSAVGQLAAGVAHEIRNPLTSIRGYAEFLQLDEEEDERSELLAIITEEIERVNDIVEDFMMLAKPKEVQLGTKNIIPMIQHVMQLLDYTARKAKVQVNFDCSQDEVKVKCDEGRLKQVFLNFIKNAIEATPKGGEVNVKCQLDNEQVHIYIQDTGVGISKEQLDKIGEPFYTTKESGNGLGLMVSFQIIQSHNGKVLVESEQHEGTTFLVTLPTLENSA, translated from the coding sequence ATGCTTGTTGCTGTTATTTTGACTTTGATGACATCTTACACATCTCTTGATTTATTTTCGTTATTACATACTTCAGATCGGCATAAACGTTCCTTATTTTTAGCTGGAATATCATCAATGGGAATTGGTATTTGGGTCATGAACTTTCTAACAATGCTTGCTGAAGAACCGTCTAATATAGCTAGTAATCAATTATCTATTTCATTGCTATCATTTATATTAGGTGTTTCCTTTACAGGAATAGCTTTTTATAATGTCATTAGCCAAAAGAAACATTACTTGTTTATAGGCAGTCTCTTACTAACGTTAGCTGTATTTTCTAACCATGTTATGGGGATGTATGCTTCAAACGTAGGAGTACGCTATGATATAGGAATATTTCTTTTAAGTACTCTACTTATTTATGGTTCATTTTTATTCGTTCTATGGATTCTTACATATTATCATTTTGCAACGAACGCAACTAATCTATGGATCAAACCACTCAGCTCCATTATTGTAACCGGAGCTATTCTTGAAGGCTACATTTTACTTACACAAGCCGCGCGAACAAGTGTTAATGGTTCTAACATAAGTGATTCATCATCTGCACAAGACTCTTTTGTACTCTATCTTGTATTATTTATATCTATTTTTATTATTGCTGGTTTGCTTTGGTCTAGTACGCTTATCAGTAACCGACTTGCTACGAGTGATTCTTATATCAATGATATCAAGTTCGCCTTAGATGAATCTTCCATTGTTGCGATTACAAATGCTCAAGGAAAAATCACGTATGTGAATGATAAATTACTAGACATTACAGGTTATGAAGAATATGAACTCATAGGTCAAGATCATAACATGTTAAATTCAGGATACCATTCAAAGGAATTTTTTAAAGATCTATGGAAAACCATTGGTTCAGGAGAAGTTTGGAAAGGTGAAATTAAAAACAAGAAAAAAGATGGATCTTTTTATTGGGTGGACACAACAATCGTTCCTTTCTTAAATAAAAAAGGCAAACCCTATCAGTACATTGCGATTCGAACGGATATTACTGATCGAAAAGAAGCAGAAGTACAGTTGAAAGAAACGGTAAAAGAAGTTCAGGACATTCAATTTGCATTGGATCAATCCACCATTGTAGCTATTACGGATGAAAAAGGAATTATACAGAATGTAAATGATAAGTTCTGTGAGATATCCAAGTATAGTCGGGAAGAATTGCTAGGGGAAGACCACCGCATTTTAAATTCAGGTTACCATGACAAAGAATTCTTTAAAGAGTTATGGAGAACAATTGGTTCAGGAGAAGTATGGAAAGGGGAAATACGTAATAAAGCCAAAGAGGGCAGTTATTATTGGGTAGACACTACGATCGTTCCTTTCATGAAACAAAACGGAAAACCCTATCAATATTTAGCTATTCGAAATGACATTACAGAACGCAAGAAAACAGAAGAAGTACTGCGTAGACAGGATAAACTTAGTGCAGTTGGACAATTAGCAGCTGGGGTGGCTCATGAAATACGTAACCCATTAACATCCATCCGTGGTTATGCAGAGTTTTTACAACTTGATGAGGAAGAAGATGAACGAAGTGAACTTTTAGCAATCATAACTGAAGAAATTGAACGTGTGAATGATATTGTGGAAGACTTCATGATGCTAGCAAAACCTAAAGAAGTTCAATTAGGGACAAAGAACATCATTCCAATGATTCAACATGTTATGCAGCTGTTGGATTACACTGCACGAAAAGCCAAAGTTCAAGTTAATTTTGATTGTTCTCAAGATGAAGTTAAAGTGAAATGTGATGAGGGTCGATTAAAACAAGTTTTCCTCAATTTTATTAAAAATGCGATTGAGGCAACCCCAAAAGGTGGCGAGGTCAATGTGAAATGCCAGCTGGATAATGAGCAAGTTCATATCTATATACAAGATACTGGTGTTGGCATTTCAAAAGAACAATTAGACAAGATTGGAGAACCGTTTTACACAACTAAAGAAAGTGGAAATGGCCTTGGGTTAATGGTAAGCTTTCAAATTATCCAATCCCATAATGGTAAAGTTTTAGTAGAAAGCGAACAGCATGAAGGAACTACTTTCCTAGTAACATTACCCACTTTAGAAAATTCGGCATAA